A single Penaeus vannamei isolate JL-2024 chromosome 22, ASM4276789v1, whole genome shotgun sequence DNA region contains:
- the LOC113811522 gene encoding uncharacterized protein isoform X2, with protein MAHLCQTPVMAAHTPKRLEIQALESFVFMVLRSTTLPFFKLPIPQIDRDIGDQDTSSLDCIILDIDTEAEKRKLMLEHLLKLKKWWERNEWLGSEDTEIRRQIKECFTRELELIDPVCVFPLFRFVLQLVFSKKAGSTADAAECPDYPVIHLEVPRSLCHDYCDFLKSFGTFGIEEMSTQHLLFGDSEPWLIIIKNSPLLKKVHFRNNISEEILISIGSYCNMIDTFILEQVFGRMLVPIDCLYKTFFSGLDYKTVSEISKRPSSTKDISLSFPRLKWIDVGWKAYPQNMVTRYSLAEFIYNILYYYPNVVNVSWHLLRPFMVHIPSQLPEHCKDLTYSMRHVHFSGLMPWIQYHLSCLSSSEKIISYFKELQHITLCNCVDVRTDAESVKEEAKFAEIWLPKFRCSSLTVHVPFTPPEDVRVGDILSVYSSLFEKNGNNLSALHFHLHVEISARELCQAIILCPSLKLLELRMYESIHAQSEGDISIKTLHSLESLSVTYTSLSGTVYIHTLIEKLIKASPNLKSLELVLEHAPCEWLMMLAINKLIIGIHTLRLSFRAHPLIIPRTHNTRRRNIQASFYVPFIEQLPHLEVLMLGLLPFEVFTQVRMIYHTSQLRIIARGTPYIGYIVLDS; from the exons gGGATATAGGTGATCAGGATACAAGCTCATTAGATTGCATCATTCTGGACATAGACACAGAAGCTGAGAAAAGGAAACTTATGTTG gAACATCTGCTCAAGTTGAAGAAATGGTGGGAAAGAAATGAATGGCTTGGCAGTGAAGACACAGAAATACGAAGACAAATCAAGGAATGTTTCACAAGAGAATTAGAGCTCATCGACCCTGTATGTGTGTTCCCACTCTTCAGATTTGTATTGCAGCTGGTTTTCTCAAAGAAGGCAGGGAGCACAGCGGATGCTGCAGAATGTCCAGATTATCCTGTG ATTCACCTGGAGGTTCCACGCAGTCTTTGTCATGATTACTGTGATTTTTTGAAGTCTTTTGGGACATTTGGAATTGAAGAAATGTCAACACAGCACTTGCTTTTTGGAGATTCAGAACCATggcttattattattaagaattcACCTTTGCTGAAGAAGGTGCACTTTCGAAATAATATCTCTGAAGAAATACTTATTAGTATTGGCTCATACTGCAATATGATTGATACTTTTATTCTTGAACAAGTATTTGGCAGGATGCTGGTCCCAATTGATTGTTTATACAAAACCTTTTTCTCAGGACTAGATTACAAAACTGTTAGTGAGATTTCTAAGAGACCATCCAGCACAAAGGATATCAGCTTGTCATTCCCTAGACTTAAGTGGATTGATGTTGGTTGGAAGGCATATCCCCAGAACATGGTTACACGATACTCCTTAGCtgagtttatatataatattttgtattattatccaaATGTTGTAAATGTATCATGGCATTTGTTAAGGCCATTCATGGTACATATTCCTAGTCAACTACCAGAACACTGTAAAGATTTAACATATAGTATGAGACATGTACATTTTAGTGGTCTCATGCCTTGGATACAGTATCATTTATCTTGTCTTTCAAGTAGTGAAAAAATCATTTCATATTTTAAAGAGTTGCAGCATATTACTTTGTGTAATTGTGTTGATGTTAGAACAGATGCTGAAAGTGTTAAAGAAGAAGCAAAATTTGCTGAAATTTGGTTACCAAAATTTAGATGCAGCAGTCTTACAGTTCATGTGCCATTTACACCACCCGAGGATGTAAGAGTAGGTGATATACTCTCtgtatattcctctctctttgaaaaaaatggcaataatctTTCTGCACTACATTTTCATTTACATGTAGAGATCAGTGCAAGAGAACTGTGCCAGGCTATCATCCTTTGTCCATCACTAAAGTTGCTAGAACTAAGAATGTATGAAAGCATCCATGCTCAGAGTGAAGGAGATATCTCTATAAAGACACTCCACAGTTTGGAGTCACTTAGTGTTACCTATACTTCACTTAGTGGTACTGTGTACATACACACTTTGATAGAAAAACTGATAAAGGCATCTCCAAACTTAAAAAGCTTAGAATTGGTACTAGAGCATGCTCCATGTGAATGGTTAATGATGTTAGCCATAAACAAATTAATCATTGGCATACACACTCTGCGCCTAAGTTTTAGAGCTCATCCATTGATTATACCACGAACCCataacacaagaagaagaaatattcaAGCTTCATTTTATGTGCCATTTATAGAACAACTTCCACATCTAGAAGTTCTAATGCTTGGTTTATTGCCTTTTGAGGTGTTTACCCAAGTAAGAATGATTTACCATACTTCTCAGTTGCGAATAATTGCAAGAGGTACTCCATATATAGGTTACATTGTCTTAGACTCCTGA
- the LOC113811522 gene encoding uncharacterized protein isoform X1: MQSARCVLMFTCMHCQTPVMAAHTPKRLEIQALESFVFMVLRSTTLPFFKLPIPQIDRDIGDQDTSSLDCIILDIDTEAEKRKLMLEHLLKLKKWWERNEWLGSEDTEIRRQIKECFTRELELIDPVCVFPLFRFVLQLVFSKKAGSTADAAECPDYPVIHLEVPRSLCHDYCDFLKSFGTFGIEEMSTQHLLFGDSEPWLIIIKNSPLLKKVHFRNNISEEILISIGSYCNMIDTFILEQVFGRMLVPIDCLYKTFFSGLDYKTVSEISKRPSSTKDISLSFPRLKWIDVGWKAYPQNMVTRYSLAEFIYNILYYYPNVVNVSWHLLRPFMVHIPSQLPEHCKDLTYSMRHVHFSGLMPWIQYHLSCLSSSEKIISYFKELQHITLCNCVDVRTDAESVKEEAKFAEIWLPKFRCSSLTVHVPFTPPEDVRVGDILSVYSSLFEKNGNNLSALHFHLHVEISARELCQAIILCPSLKLLELRMYESIHAQSEGDISIKTLHSLESLSVTYTSLSGTVYIHTLIEKLIKASPNLKSLELVLEHAPCEWLMMLAINKLIIGIHTLRLSFRAHPLIIPRTHNTRRRNIQASFYVPFIEQLPHLEVLMLGLLPFEVFTQVRMIYHTSQLRIIARGTPYIGYIVLDS, translated from the exons gGGATATAGGTGATCAGGATACAAGCTCATTAGATTGCATCATTCTGGACATAGACACAGAAGCTGAGAAAAGGAAACTTATGTTG gAACATCTGCTCAAGTTGAAGAAATGGTGGGAAAGAAATGAATGGCTTGGCAGTGAAGACACAGAAATACGAAGACAAATCAAGGAATGTTTCACAAGAGAATTAGAGCTCATCGACCCTGTATGTGTGTTCCCACTCTTCAGATTTGTATTGCAGCTGGTTTTCTCAAAGAAGGCAGGGAGCACAGCGGATGCTGCAGAATGTCCAGATTATCCTGTG ATTCACCTGGAGGTTCCACGCAGTCTTTGTCATGATTACTGTGATTTTTTGAAGTCTTTTGGGACATTTGGAATTGAAGAAATGTCAACACAGCACTTGCTTTTTGGAGATTCAGAACCATggcttattattattaagaattcACCTTTGCTGAAGAAGGTGCACTTTCGAAATAATATCTCTGAAGAAATACTTATTAGTATTGGCTCATACTGCAATATGATTGATACTTTTATTCTTGAACAAGTATTTGGCAGGATGCTGGTCCCAATTGATTGTTTATACAAAACCTTTTTCTCAGGACTAGATTACAAAACTGTTAGTGAGATTTCTAAGAGACCATCCAGCACAAAGGATATCAGCTTGTCATTCCCTAGACTTAAGTGGATTGATGTTGGTTGGAAGGCATATCCCCAGAACATGGTTACACGATACTCCTTAGCtgagtttatatataatattttgtattattatccaaATGTTGTAAATGTATCATGGCATTTGTTAAGGCCATTCATGGTACATATTCCTAGTCAACTACCAGAACACTGTAAAGATTTAACATATAGTATGAGACATGTACATTTTAGTGGTCTCATGCCTTGGATACAGTATCATTTATCTTGTCTTTCAAGTAGTGAAAAAATCATTTCATATTTTAAAGAGTTGCAGCATATTACTTTGTGTAATTGTGTTGATGTTAGAACAGATGCTGAAAGTGTTAAAGAAGAAGCAAAATTTGCTGAAATTTGGTTACCAAAATTTAGATGCAGCAGTCTTACAGTTCATGTGCCATTTACACCACCCGAGGATGTAAGAGTAGGTGATATACTCTCtgtatattcctctctctttgaaaaaaatggcaataatctTTCTGCACTACATTTTCATTTACATGTAGAGATCAGTGCAAGAGAACTGTGCCAGGCTATCATCCTTTGTCCATCACTAAAGTTGCTAGAACTAAGAATGTATGAAAGCATCCATGCTCAGAGTGAAGGAGATATCTCTATAAAGACACTCCACAGTTTGGAGTCACTTAGTGTTACCTATACTTCACTTAGTGGTACTGTGTACATACACACTTTGATAGAAAAACTGATAAAGGCATCTCCAAACTTAAAAAGCTTAGAATTGGTACTAGAGCATGCTCCATGTGAATGGTTAATGATGTTAGCCATAAACAAATTAATCATTGGCATACACACTCTGCGCCTAAGTTTTAGAGCTCATCCATTGATTATACCACGAACCCataacacaagaagaagaaatattcaAGCTTCATTTTATGTGCCATTTATAGAACAACTTCCACATCTAGAAGTTCTAATGCTTGGTTTATTGCCTTTTGAGGTGTTTACCCAAGTAAGAATGATTTACCATACTTCTCAGTTGCGAATAATTGCAAGAGGTACTCCATATATAGGTTACATTGTCTTAGACTCCTGA